A single genomic interval of Syntrophobotulus glycolicus DSM 8271 harbors:
- a CDS encoding lipopolysaccharide biosynthesis protein: MEENDLAIKAGDAAKWSTITEIAAKLIIPITNMILARFLAPEAFGVVTTITMIISFAGLFSDAGFQSYLIQREFKDEEERKKSTNVAFITNLTIAFALWGLIALFRDQIARSAGNPDLGLVVAIACVQIPLTSFSSIQTALFRREFNFKSLFLARIVSSVIPLIITVPLAMIGFQYWSLIIGSTCGILANAIMLTVKSKWRPELYYNFALLREMFSFSVWSLMEAISIWFTLWIDALIIGNSFSAYYLGLYKNSLNMVNSFMSLVTASIIPILFSVLSRLQNDDTEFQAMYYKTQRFISYLVLPLGFGIFLYSDLVTNIMFGSQWIEASNIIGIWAFVAAFGIIFSNFNGEVYRSKGKPRLSFIYQIIHLTFLIPTCLISMKFGFWSLVYARSLIRFQGTIVGFIFMRAFMGFSLKDMLSNVAKPLCSTLLMSLIAIGLKQISSAVIWSFISILICAFMYVSFIILIDRGQISEIIKLFRDKTKR, encoded by the coding sequence TTGGAAGAAAATGATTTAGCGATAAAAGCTGGCGACGCTGCAAAATGGTCTACGATTACGGAAATCGCGGCAAAACTAATAATACCAATAACCAATATGATTCTGGCAAGGTTTTTAGCTCCAGAAGCATTCGGTGTTGTTACCACAATCACAATGATCATCAGTTTTGCCGGATTATTTTCGGATGCTGGTTTTCAAAGTTATTTGATTCAGCGTGAGTTTAAAGATGAAGAAGAAAGAAAAAAGAGTACAAATGTCGCATTTATAACCAACCTAACGATTGCGTTTGCTCTATGGGGTCTAATCGCATTATTTCGTGATCAAATTGCTCGTTCCGCTGGTAATCCTGATTTGGGCTTGGTTGTTGCGATCGCCTGCGTTCAAATACCTTTAACTTCTTTCTCAAGTATACAGACAGCATTATTTCGAAGAGAGTTTAATTTTAAATCATTATTTTTGGCTAGAATCGTTTCATCGGTAATCCCGCTTATTATCACAGTCCCTTTGGCTATGATTGGATTTCAGTATTGGTCTTTGATTATTGGTTCAACTTGTGGAATACTCGCAAACGCCATAATGTTAACAGTTAAATCCAAATGGAGACCAGAGTTATACTACAATTTTGCTTTATTAAGAGAAATGTTTTCTTTCAGTGTTTGGTCACTAATGGAAGCTATCTCAATTTGGTTTACATTATGGATTGATGCATTAATCATTGGAAACAGCTTCAGTGCATATTATCTAGGACTTTACAAAAATTCCCTTAATATGGTTAATTCATTCATGAGTCTCGTAACGGCTTCGATAATTCCTATCCTTTTCTCTGTATTATCACGTTTGCAGAACGACGATACTGAATTTCAAGCAATGTATTATAAGACTCAAAGATTTATATCTTACTTGGTTTTGCCTTTGGGATTCGGAATATTTCTTTACAGTGACTTAGTGACGAATATTATGTTTGGCAGTCAATGGATTGAGGCAAGCAATATTATCGGTATTTGGGCTTTTGTTGCAGCCTTCGGAATCATATTTTCAAATTTTAATGGTGAGGTATATAGGTCTAAAGGAAAACCACGTCTTTCTTTCATTTATCAGATAATACATTTGACGTTTCTTATCCCTACCTGCTTAATAAGTATGAAGTTTGGATTTTGGTCTCTAGTATACGCCAGATCACTGATAAGATTTCAGGGAACAATTGTAGGTTTTATATTTATGCGTGCTTTTATGGGGTTTTCCCTAAAGGACATGTTGAGTAATGTTGCAAAGCCTCTTTGCAGTACATTGCTGATGAGCTTAATTGCAATCGGGTTGAAGCAAATTTCCTCAGCAGTTATTTGGAGCTTTATTTCAATTCTAATATGCGCATTTATGTATGTAAGCTTCATCATTTTAATTGACCGAGGTCAAATTTCGGAAATAATAAAGTTATTTAGGGATAAAACCAAAAGATAG
- a CDS encoding polysaccharide pyruvyl transferase family protein — translation MKIGIMSMQRIKNYGSFLQAFGLKMTLENLGHEVIFVDYKIEKPIVSYKEKGIIYRIVRKAYRIINKIILRKETLSSLFDKKYFSMLGLSKHRIYRTKVDVLVIGSDEVFNCLQTNPDVGYSKELFGKDNNAGKVISYAASFGHTTIKGLGKYGIDSEISQMLTSFSRISVRDNNSYEIVKNLTGKPPVINVDPVMISDFDKLIPPQLSLDNYILIYAYGDRISSEVEINAIKRFAEKYNKKTVSIGTHQKWTDLKLEADPFELLAYVKGADYIITDTFHGTIYSIKYNIPFITIIRESNKQKLSDLLQRFSVDDRELKDINELENILLNPINFDKVNDIIGLETEKSKKYLKENI, via the coding sequence ATGAAAATCGGGATTATGTCAATGCAACGGATTAAGAATTATGGTTCATTTCTACAAGCATTCGGGTTAAAAATGACTCTCGAAAATTTAGGACATGAAGTAATATTTGTAGATTATAAGATTGAAAAACCAATTGTTTCATATAAAGAGAAAGGTATTATTTATAGAATTGTCAGAAAAGCATATCGCATAATAAATAAGATTATATTAAGGAAGGAAACATTGTCCAGTCTTTTCGATAAAAAATATTTTTCTATGCTTGGTCTAAGCAAGCATAGAATATATAGGACAAAAGTTGATGTCTTAGTAATAGGTAGCGATGAGGTATTCAATTGTTTACAGACAAATCCTGATGTAGGGTATTCGAAGGAACTGTTTGGCAAAGATAATAACGCAGGAAAAGTAATAAGTTATGCAGCTAGTTTTGGACATACAACCATAAAGGGACTCGGAAAATATGGAATAGACTCAGAAATCAGTCAAATGCTTACTTCATTTTCCAGAATTTCTGTGAGAGATAATAATTCTTATGAGATAGTCAAAAATCTTACAGGTAAACCGCCTGTCATAAATGTGGATCCAGTTATGATTTCTGATTTTGATAAATTGATTCCACCACAGCTCAGTTTGGACAATTACATATTGATTTATGCTTACGGAGACAGGATTAGCTCGGAAGTTGAGATAAACGCTATCAAGCGATTCGCTGAGAAATATAATAAAAAAACAGTTTCCATTGGGACACATCAGAAATGGACGGATTTAAAGCTAGAAGCTGATCCGTTTGAACTATTAGCTTATGTAAAAGGTGCTGACTATATAATAACCGATACATTTCACGGGACAATCTATTCAATAAAATATAACATACCATTTATAACGATTATTCGAGAAAGCAATAAGCAAAAGCTTAGTGATTTATTACAAAGATTTTCGGTTGATGACAGAGAACTTAAGGATATCAACGAGCTAGAGAACATTTTGCTGAATCCAATAAACTTTGATAAAGTTAATGATATTATTGGTTTGGAGACAGAAAAGTCAAAGAAATATCTAAAAGAAAATATCTGA
- a CDS encoding glycosyltransferase family 2 protein, translating into MVYMENFLSIVIITCNRKKELEKTLKSCMSFADMNCEIIIVDNNSNDGTKEMVEQFETPKHVIIRPFFMHENLGVAGARNYGFKMANSKVVYFIDDDAYFDEDSKKLSYAYYYLLNNHNVFAIATEINDLKKKCMLKERSEKGNVQKVFSFIGASHFIRKDYVKTKDLYPEKLFYGSEERYACLCAYKDGLDIAYCEEIKVIHDPSTFTRASNYENIRNIYINTFIVKRLTLPKSLLPISTIMFYLRLVRFCNWRIDRYFECYKLYKERYIDNKYGTYRLPFKSALQLMKRFGIKMVL; encoded by the coding sequence ATGGTGTATATGGAAAATTTTTTATCGATTGTAATTATTACATGCAATCGGAAAAAGGAATTAGAGAAGACACTAAAATCTTGTATGTCTTTTGCAGATATGAATTGTGAAATTATTATTGTTGACAACAATTCAAATGACGGAACAAAGGAAATGGTAGAACAATTTGAAACTCCTAAGCATGTGATTATCCGGCCTTTTTTTATGCACGAGAATTTAGGGGTAGCTGGTGCTAGAAATTACGGTTTTAAGATGGCAAATAGCAAAGTCGTTTATTTTATTGATGATGATGCCTATTTTGATGAAGATAGTAAGAAATTGAGTTATGCTTATTATTATTTGCTTAATAATCACAATGTTTTTGCCATTGCAACGGAAATCAATGACCTCAAAAAAAAATGCATGCTTAAAGAACGAAGTGAGAAAGGAAACGTTCAAAAAGTATTTTCATTTATTGGAGCCAGTCATTTCATTAGAAAGGACTATGTTAAAACAAAAGATTTGTATCCTGAAAAATTATTTTATGGTTCGGAGGAGAGATACGCCTGCTTATGCGCCTATAAGGACGGTCTTGATATTGCTTATTGTGAAGAAATTAAGGTGATTCACGATCCTAGTACTTTCACTAGAGCAAGTAATTATGAAAATATCCGAAATATATATATAAATACATTCATTGTTAAAAGACTTACCTTACCAAAAAGCTTATTGCCCATTTCAACAATAATGTTTTATCTACGCTTGGTTAGATTTTGCAATTGGCGTATTGATAGGTACTTCGAATGTTATAAACTATATAAAGAAAGATATATCGACAACAAATACGGGACATATAGGTTGCCTTTTAAATCTGCATTACAGTTGATGAAAAGATTTGGGATTAAGATGGTTTTATAA
- a CDS encoding EpsG family protein, giving the protein MELSLFSSVFLYVSIVILSSLLIRLAEKEGIFQKLFVFLAFLVVALPSAFRYEVGLDYTTYTTIYDIIVGAGSITDSVRFFNIEYSFRVLSFISHDLLDSPQMIFSFYAVFTNLFMVLGIYFYRKQTRMSTMMFMYTTLYYLLSMNIARQMLAVSIIFFASKYILKKSFIKYLIFVLLAACFHKSSIVAIVLYFISIKTGISNKVVTVFKYVFPIIIIFFMHQFLNLFASVSFFQKYLINYHVTSQLTIGLGIVLQLGLCLIFYIVYKKNLLGSSKATQYFIVQTMIFGTILFLLQYRIDNFGGRMGLYFNIFSIVALSLLANSADRKKTGLKYDFQLIPYMYALLLFIMDLINDSQGCLPYTFWTGFN; this is encoded by the coding sequence ATGGAATTATCTTTATTCAGCAGTGTTTTTTTGTATGTTTCGATCGTAATTTTATCCAGTCTCCTAATACGTCTGGCCGAAAAAGAAGGGATATTCCAAAAATTATTCGTTTTTCTGGCTTTTCTAGTCGTAGCCTTGCCATCTGCCTTCAGATATGAAGTTGGTTTAGACTATACTACCTATACCACTATCTACGATATTATAGTCGGTGCTGGCAGCATTACGGACAGTGTACGTTTTTTTAATATAGAATATTCTTTTAGAGTATTATCTTTCATTTCCCATGATTTGCTAGATTCACCACAAATGATATTTTCTTTTTATGCAGTATTTACTAATTTGTTTATGGTTTTAGGAATTTATTTTTACCGTAAACAGACTCGCATGAGTACGATGATGTTTATGTATACCACTTTGTACTATTTATTGTCAATGAATATTGCCAGACAAATGCTTGCTGTCTCGATTATTTTCTTTGCCAGTAAATACATTTTAAAGAAGTCATTTATTAAATATCTAATTTTTGTTTTGCTTGCTGCTTGTTTTCATAAATCGTCAATCGTTGCCATAGTATTATATTTTATTTCAATAAAAACTGGTATAAGTAACAAGGTTGTAACTGTTTTTAAATACGTATTTCCTATTATAATTATTTTTTTTATGCATCAATTTCTCAACTTATTTGCTTCCGTAAGTTTTTTTCAAAAATATTTGATCAACTATCATGTAACATCTCAGCTAACGATAGGATTAGGCATTGTATTACAATTAGGTTTATGTTTGATATTTTATATTGTTTATAAAAAGAATTTATTAGGATCTTCTAAAGCAACTCAATATTTTATTGTCCAAACAATGATTTTTGGAACGATATTATTTTTGCTTCAATACAGAATTGATAATTTTGGTGGAAGAATGGGTCTATACTTTAACATATTTTCCATTGTGGCGCTATCACTTCTGGCAAACTCTGCCGATAGAAAAAAAACAGGATTGAAGTATGATTTTCAATTGATTCCTTATATGTATGCACTTTTGCTATTTATAATGGATTTAATCAACGATTCCCAAGGATGTTTGCCATATACGTTTTGGACAGGGTTTAATTAG